The Biomphalaria glabrata chromosome 1, xgBioGlab47.1, whole genome shotgun sequence sequence CTTTATTTTGTTTCCAGAGTGGTCGTCCATTTGAGCCTCAGCAAACTGCTACCATTTTATCACATATGGCTGGACACATCCTAGGGATAAAGCATGATGAAGAAAGTGAGTAGCTCTTCATAGCCTTATATCTAAGTTGATTGTTAACTTctctattattatcattttgaaTTATGTAACCATGAAATAATGACAGGTTAATAACCTCCAAATTGTTAACCTTAGAAATGtatcaataattataatataaacctatatgttttttttcagctttgttaatattaatatttgtcATTAAGTTGTTCTTCAGttcatttccctttttttttttttaactgtattcatatatatttaCTTAAAAACATGCAGCATTTTGGAGAGCCATTTATCATGAAGGTATATTTTCTATaattgtttagatctatattttgaaGGAAATTATATGCTagcaaagttttgttttgttgtgtatcAAGCCATTATTAAATCTTTTAATTcacaaaaatgtataaattaaaaaaaaatgttcctttgttaacattttaaaatatttgtacaatgtaaaaaatgtttacatattttgtttgtgGTCGAAAGCTTTGTTGTAATTTtaacttcaatattttaaaatacaaaagaacacaTTTTATGTTCATTAGTAAAGGCTAAATGTTGTGAATTGGATTAAATTTAATGATATATTCATATAAATGTTAAACAAGGAATGTCATTCtaaactttgtatttaaatggCTAGCTAGTTTAGTAGTTTTGTTTCCACACTCCAATCAAATGCTtttctcttcattttttttctatgggtGGGGAGATTTATTGCAGTTTTATTCCATGccttctttttaaatatatattttatgttataAGTATAGATGTAAATATATGTATTGTTTATTTACTTGTTGCTAGTCATTTtcaatagataattatattCATCAGTCACATCCTAACAGCTTTTGTAAACTTTGATATGCATAGCTAATAGGAAACATTTGTTATAAAACTGTTACATTTTCAGGTGGTTGCTCTTGTAAAGATGAATTCGGATGCATTATGTCAAGCAGTGTTCTGTaagttgtattgtttttgttttttttttcgctatgATCAGATTCAGAGATAAAACTTTTTTGTccgtggctttttttttttttttcaaaaattggATGCTATTAATTCTTCAgtaatgttaatatttatttttggtctTATTGTTATGCTAAATCCACTAAGTtggtgttaaaaatatttcagtgGTGCTGGTGGTGTCCACTCCAGAATGTTCTCAAACTGCAGTGTGTCTGACTTGGATGTCAGTCTTAATATGGGCATTGCATCCTGTTTGTGGGGCGCCCCTAAAGGACTTGTAAGTTAGCTTACTGATAGTAACATACAGTTACAAGTGTTGACAATTTAACTGTTACtcatttttaaaagtagtttaaatgttttttgattgaagatttttttgtttctaattttagaCTGAATTTAAGCAAACATGTGGCAACAATATCATTGAAAGAGGAGAAGAGTGTGATTGTGGTAATACGGAggtcagttttgtttttataaattgtatcaAATTATATGttagtaaatataaattttaatcaaatagtttTCATAGCTTGACTTTTCTATgttgttataaatatattataggaATGCCAAGCCAAAGATCCATGCTGTGATCCCAACACTTGTCTTCTACAACCATGGGCACAGTGTAGGTCAGGTCCATGCTGCAGTAACTGCTCAGTAAGGAAGAGGATTTTCTTTATAAaccaaaaatattatttaaatgttcATTCTTTTTACTATTACACTTTTGTGCATTTGAAATATGATTTCACAAATTTTACACTACATTTCAAGATTTCCATTTTCCCACAGTTTTTGTCAACAACACATTTGTGTCGACCTCGTCAATCGGAATGTGACATCCCAGAATTTTGTGATGGACATTCAGGAAATGTAATGAGATACTCTTTGTTAATTCATAACTTAGGTTCCGCTTttaatgttattgttgttagttGTAAAGctacaatattttcaaaatctgTTAATACTGTAACACATTTGATTATTGTTTGCCTAGTGTCCATTCAACACTTACATTGAAGATGGTCATCCATGTGCAGAAGGCACTGGCTATTGTATAGGGGGTATTTGTCCAACTGTTAATGTACAGTGTCAAGGCATTTGGGGTGCAGGTAACTATGGTATTCTTTTAcctatttatgttttctttattagatCATTTACATATATACTATGTGATATCAAAATGAAAGCATAGAAAGACTCTTAACAAGTATTAATAACAGCATTATAGCATTTTTCTGTTTAGCTTATTCAAGACTGAAAcatgaataataaaataattgtcaTTCAAAGTTGCTTGTATGTGTTTAGATGCAAGAAGTGGACATGACCAGTGTTTTCAGCGTTTTAATCCAACTGGAAATTTTAATGGTCACTGTGGTAAAGATAAATCAACTGGCAGCTATGCCAAGTGTCAAAATGAGTAAGTTTTGCTTAAAAGTACTTCATTTGATTAtacattcatttaatttctatcttgttttgccagtctcaatatttttttagttacaaatgtattttctttGTGTTAAAATGTAGATAattgtgttacactttttgttttgaagacGTTTTTGTTGTTTCAGTGATATTTTATGTGGACTTCTTCATTGTGAAGGCGGGAGCTCATCACCTAAATATGGCTCTGATAAAGGCTTTTCAACAACTAATGTCAATGCAAATAGCATTGAATATGAATGCAAGTATGTTGAAATTattataaacataaaataatgttacatgattcaaatttaatttaagcATGTAGTATTtgttggaaattttttttttcattttctttccagaACAGTACAtggcccagctctaatggatatgCCCCACATGGGCATGGTACAGGATGGTACAAAGTGTGGACATAATAAAATCTGCTTGAAGAATGCATGTGTCCAGCTTCAGAACATACCAAATTTCTTCTGTCCAACTGACAATGCATCAGTAATATGCACCAATCATGGTGTAAGTTAAAGCAGTTGGGAGTTTATAGTCTTATTAATAAATCCCAGGGATATATCATAGAATAGAAAGGCTTATATTGTCAGATATATTGAAAAGTGAGCATTTAAGAATAATCTAGAATTATCTTTGTATTATGagtattatcatttttttttattcttgagaGATCTATTTGATATTGGATTTTTTGACAATTTTTAGTTTGTAGAATAGTTTGAAACATGTAGCATGTTACTACTAGTTAAACTTTAGAAACTAAAAAGCTACTTGTATTGTATCAACAGGTATGTACACCTGGTAACCAGTGTTTCTGTGAACATGGTTGGGATGGCAGTGATTGCTCcatcaaattaaattattctgCAGTGGAAAAGAAGTCCCCACTTTCCCACGTGTCTGCATCATCACTAGGATCCACCACAACTATAGAAATGAAAGTGGCACCACTTAGTGAAAAAGAATCCAACAAACCAGAAGGGAGCTATCTAGCTGATCTGAACACACCTGCAACCTCTCCTATTGCTGAGAGTAATTATTCTTATAGTttttatcttattattattatctattattttatttatattttaatgcttATTTCCTTAAAATGCTTGTTAGTACTAAACATGGATGGctgatataatttttaaaaaagagaattaaatttaaatgaagaCTAATCCTGGGCTTgaacaatttattttgtaaaatatttttgaggCATCAGCAATTTATTCATCCCTAGGTATCATTCTCTTTTTCAAACCAAAAgctaatttgaaaacaaaacaaaacttattttatttagcttgatgtaacaataataattatgttctaattaaatttatttttttttaacagataaTGCTGGTATCAGTACTACATTGCTCATTATAATTTTGGGAACAGTTGTTGGAGGCTTATTTATAGCAATGGGTGTAACTCTTATCTGTTACAggtcaaatttttgtttttatataacttTACTTATATTACTGTTATCGTATAATTTTATATCATAAAACACTCCTGCTCATAAATAATGAgcatttttccttttttacaaATCCTTATGTACgttcttgaaaatattttttttcttttgtaggaGACGCAGTCCAGTTAAAACTGTTTCAAACAGTTCCCAAAAAACTGAGAAAAAAAGGTAAactataatttttgtttaatgtggTAATAATGGAACAGATATAATTTTGgcttttattatatttctacAATGTCCCTAATTCATTAAAGATAGTCATAACTAAaataacaactttttaaaaaattatttttattattttttgtttatcataGGAGAAAGAAAGGATGGAGAAGCAAGAAGTTGAGGAATGATACTGAAGATGAAAGTGAATTGAGTGAGCTACCTCCACCACCCATCATTGTTATGGATCCTGACAGTGTAATGCCAGAAAAAGGAATACTGAAAAACTCTACTGCCAGACTCACTGCCTTGGACCATAGGAACAGCAGTGATTCCAATGGTGGGTCCCACGACAGTGTTGGTCCTTATATGTATGATGAGGATGAAGATGCAGAGGCAGAAGAAATCTGTAACATTTTCCGTGAGGATTCCACTGAGAACATGGACCATCTTCAAGAATCTGCCAGTTTTGATTTTGTTATACCACCTCCACCACAGCCACCTCCACCCCAGTTTCCTCTCCCTGATTATTATCCATCTCCAGCAATGTTACGTCGCCCAGGGCAGCTTGAGGGTCATTATGATTATGAAAACCCTTACCATCAGCATATCCACCTATTGCCCCAACAACAGATTCCAACTTGGAGAACTGCCCTTCCACCTCAGACACTGTCTCCACCTCAGTCTCGAATCATAAAGTTAAGAAATCTCTCTGAGTTGGTTCAGCAGCTCAGCAACAAAGCCACCATTGACCTGTCCCCATCACCAGATGATCCGCCCACCAACCAACTGTCTCCTTCCACCTGTACTTCCGAAGATGTCCGCAGCagtgaaacagaaacagacaaaatgttcaatagagcCTCACATTCAGATCATAGCCCAACATCTGTGACCAGCAGCTCCACTCAACATACATCTGGCCCTAGCTTTGGCAACCTCAGCCAGTATTTGCTCAGGAGAAATGAGTCCATTACTAAAGGTGAACCTAATGAGGAGGAGAATGGCATGAAAAGAGGATACAGACCACATGTGCCAGACCATCGTACTGCACGAGACCAGTATTTGCAAAACCATAACGATCTTAATATTGGTTATCGACAAAGAATTCTACATAAGCCTCATGAAGATCCTGCATCTATTGATATGCCACCCCCTATGAACCCCATAAATATTCGCAATATCTTTACCCTGGGCCACACTCCTGGTTCAACGGTAAGTAGGGACAGTAACAATACTTCTCATGGGAGTTTAAATGGTGACAACTGTTCTTTTACTGGAACTGGGAATTCTAAAAATGGATACGAGAAAAGTTCTGGCTATGGCAGCGAGCAAGATCATGAATGCTTCAGTATTGATGGCCCTTCTCGTTCAGAGTCTCATTCTAGATCTGAGTCATTGTCCAGGTCTCACTCATCATCTCCTCCCAGCTATAGTGCTGTTATCAGGACTGGCCCTAACAGAATACAGCTTGTGCCAGCAGGTCATCTGATAGAGGATGGCAGAGAGATAGAAGGTATTCAACAGGAACTGAATAGGCTGTTAGAAAATTTACCTCGCATAAATGCTGGCTCATTTGAGCGCTCGCCTTTACAATCTGGGGCTACTCCTAGCACACCGTTGACAGGTCCACTCCCAGCTAGTCGTCCATTAAAGGATG is a genomic window containing:
- the LOC106078563 gene encoding disintegrin and metalloproteinase domain-containing protein unc-71-like isoform X3, which gives rise to MEGKKYRIKLIQNEALLSAGIVVKHYEENNQQVITKTVEHCYYHGHIKKDDWSSVAVSTCNGIRGVIHLHNETYVIQPLNKDDDAIEHPHVIFKASFSNNESCGNSQGLWSPFQELHKGELIKRTKFANAQKIHNQSGETKQKLLKIAMILDKSMYMGLEFSQQHVIQYAVDVANIVDLYFRFREIGFEVALTYLEFWNLRNMFPVVNSHRSLLNNFILFKNEKLQMDNVYDAAFFVTGLDLAGDKVGIAVPDSICSTRGVAVVKSGRPFEPQQTATILSHMAGHILGIKHDEETFWRAIYHEGGCSCKDEFGCIMSSSVLGAGGVHSRMFSNCSVSDLDVSLNMGIASCLWGAPKGLTEFKQTCGNNIIERGEECDCGNTEECQAKDPCCDPNTCLLQPWAQCRSGPCCSNCSFLSTTHLCRPRQSECDIPEFCDGHSGNCPFNTYIEDGHPCAEGTGYCIGGICPTVNVQCQGIWGADARSGHDQCFQRFNPTGNFNGHCGKDKSTGSYAKCQNDDILCGLLHCEGGSSSPKYGSDKGFSTTNVNANSIEYECKTVHGPALMDMPHMGMVQDGTKCGHNKICLKNACVQLQNIPNFFCPTDNASVICTNHGVCTPGNQCFCEHGWDGSDCSIKLNYSAVEKKSPLSHVSASSLGSTTTIEMKVAPLSEKESNKPEGSYLADLNTPATSPIAENNAGISTTLLIIILGTVVGGLFIAMGVTLICYRRRSPVKTVSNSSQKTEKKRRKKGWRSKKLRNDTEDESELSELPPPPIIVMDPDSVMPEKGILKNSTARLTALDHRNSSDSNGGSHDSVGPYMYDEDEDAEAEEICNIFREDSTENMDHLQESASFDFVIPPPPQPPPPQFPLPDYYPSPAMLRRPGQLEGHYDYENPYHQHIHLLPQQQIPTWRTALPPQTLSPPQSRIIKLRNLSELVQQLSNKATIDLSPSPDDPPTNQLSPSTCTSEDVRSSETETDKMFNRASHSDHSPTSVTSSSTQHTSGPSFGNLSQYLLRRNESITKGEPNEEENGMKRGYRPHVPDHRTARDQYLQNHNDLNIGYRQRILHKPHEDPASIDMPPPMNPINIRNIFTLGHTPGSTVSRDSNNTSHGSLNGDNCSFTGTGNSKNGYEKSSGYGSEQDHECFSIDGPSRSESHSRSESLSRSHSSSPPSYSAVIRTGPNRIQLVPAGHLIEDGREIEGIQQELNRLLENLPRINAGSFERSPLQSGATPSTPLTGPLPASRPLKDDSYDNGTPCIDRSLEEIPAHFSDKKSWSRKAKRPISVAVQGKADSNSNSSLDEVQSLILDGKSS
- the LOC106078563 gene encoding disintegrin and metalloproteinase domain-containing protein unc-71-like isoform X2, with product MDLSFGYVAFYLFILLVTTWTSDGLRRKVRDIRDLKTKHRYNQILLDNIKQPYEIIYPQQLDHGRVSDISTRKHKLRHHGTHEHVPQLTIQIVMEGKKYRIKLIQNEALLSAGIVVKHYEENNQQVITKTVEHCYYHGHIKKDDWSSVAVSTCNGIRGVIHLHNETYVIQPLNKDDDAIEHPHVIFKASFSNNESCGNSQGLWSPFQELHKGELIKRTKFANAQKIHNQSGETKQKLLKIAMILDKSMYMGLEFSQQHVIQYAVDVANIVDLYFRFREIGFEVALTYLEFWNLRNMFPVVNSHRSLLNNFILFKNEKLQMDNVYDAAFFVTGLDLAGDKVGIAVPDSICSTRGVAVVKSGRPFEPQQTATILSHMAGHILGIKHDEESGCSCKDEFGCIMSSSVLGAGGVHSRMFSNCSVSDLDVSLNMGIASCLWGAPKGLTEFKQTCGNNIIERGEECDCGNTEECQAKDPCCDPNTCLLQPWAQCRSGPCCSNCSFLSTTHLCRPRQSECDIPEFCDGHSGNCPFNTYIEDGHPCAEGTGYCIGGICPTVNVQCQGIWGADARSGHDQCFQRFNPTGNFNGHCGKDKSTGSYAKCQNDDILCGLLHCEGGSSSPKYGSDKGFSTTNVNANSIEYECKTVHGPALMDMPHMGMVQDGTKCGHNKICLKNACVQLQNIPNFFCPTDNASVICTNHGVCTPGNQCFCEHGWDGSDCSIKLNYSAVEKKSPLSHVSASSLGSTTTIEMKVAPLSEKESNKPEGSYLADLNTPATSPIAENNAGISTTLLIIILGTVVGGLFIAMGVTLICYRRRSPVKTVSNSSQKTEKKRRKKGWRSKKLRNDTEDESELSELPPPPIIVMDPDSVMPEKGILKNSTARLTALDHRNSSDSNGGSHDSVGPYMYDEDEDAEAEEICNIFREDSTENMDHLQESASFDFVIPPPPQPPPPQFPLPDYYPSPAMLRRPGQLEGHYDYENPYHQHIHLLPQQQIPTWRTALPPQTLSPPQSRIIKLRNLSELVQQLSNKATIDLSPSPDDPPTNQLSPSTCTSEDVRSSETETDKMFNRASHSDHSPTSVTSSSTQHTSGPSFGNLSQYLLRRNESITKGEPNEEENGMKRGYRPHVPDHRTARDQYLQNHNDLNIGYRQRILHKPHEDPASIDMPPPMNPINIRNIFTLGHTPGSTVSRDSNNTSHGSLNGDNCSFTGTGNSKNGYEKSSGYGSEQDHECFSIDGPSRSESHSRSESLSRSHSSSPPSYSAVIRTGPNRIQLVPAGHLIEDGREIEGIQQELNRLLENLPRINAGSFERSPLQSGATPSTPLTGPLPASRPLKDDSYDNGTPCIDRSLEEIPAHFSDKKSWSRKAKRPISVAVQGKADSNSNSSLDEVQSLILDGKSS
- the LOC106078563 gene encoding disintegrin and metalloproteinase domain-containing protein unc-71-like isoform X1, which produces MDLSFGYVAFYLFILLVTTWTSDGLRRKVRDIRDLKTKHRYNQILLDNIKQPYEIIYPQQLDHGRVSDISTRKHKLRHHGTHEHVPQLTIQIVMEGKKYRIKLIQNEALLSAGIVVKHYEENNQQVITKTVEHCYYHGHIKKDDWSSVAVSTCNGIRGVIHLHNETYVIQPLNKDDDAIEHPHVIFKASFSNNESCGNSQGLWSPFQELHKGELIKRTKFANAQKIHNQSGETKQKLLKIAMILDKSMYMGLEFSQQHVIQYAVDVANIVDLYFRFREIGFEVALTYLEFWNLRNMFPVVNSHRSLLNNFILFKNEKLQMDNVYDAAFFVTGLDLAGDKVGIAVPDSICSTRGVAVVKSGRPFEPQQTATILSHMAGHILGIKHDEETFWRAIYHEGGCSCKDEFGCIMSSSVLGAGGVHSRMFSNCSVSDLDVSLNMGIASCLWGAPKGLTEFKQTCGNNIIERGEECDCGNTEECQAKDPCCDPNTCLLQPWAQCRSGPCCSNCSFLSTTHLCRPRQSECDIPEFCDGHSGNCPFNTYIEDGHPCAEGTGYCIGGICPTVNVQCQGIWGADARSGHDQCFQRFNPTGNFNGHCGKDKSTGSYAKCQNDDILCGLLHCEGGSSSPKYGSDKGFSTTNVNANSIEYECKTVHGPALMDMPHMGMVQDGTKCGHNKICLKNACVQLQNIPNFFCPTDNASVICTNHGVCTPGNQCFCEHGWDGSDCSIKLNYSAVEKKSPLSHVSASSLGSTTTIEMKVAPLSEKESNKPEGSYLADLNTPATSPIAENNAGISTTLLIIILGTVVGGLFIAMGVTLICYRRRSPVKTVSNSSQKTEKKRRKKGWRSKKLRNDTEDESELSELPPPPIIVMDPDSVMPEKGILKNSTARLTALDHRNSSDSNGGSHDSVGPYMYDEDEDAEAEEICNIFREDSTENMDHLQESASFDFVIPPPPQPPPPQFPLPDYYPSPAMLRRPGQLEGHYDYENPYHQHIHLLPQQQIPTWRTALPPQTLSPPQSRIIKLRNLSELVQQLSNKATIDLSPSPDDPPTNQLSPSTCTSEDVRSSETETDKMFNRASHSDHSPTSVTSSSTQHTSGPSFGNLSQYLLRRNESITKGEPNEEENGMKRGYRPHVPDHRTARDQYLQNHNDLNIGYRQRILHKPHEDPASIDMPPPMNPINIRNIFTLGHTPGSTVSRDSNNTSHGSLNGDNCSFTGTGNSKNGYEKSSGYGSEQDHECFSIDGPSRSESHSRSESLSRSHSSSPPSYSAVIRTGPNRIQLVPAGHLIEDGREIEGIQQELNRLLENLPRINAGSFERSPLQSGATPSTPLTGPLPASRPLKDDSYDNGTPCIDRSLEEIPAHFSDKKSWSRKAKRPISVAVQGKADSNSNSSLDEVQSLILDGKSS